A genome region from Populus alba chromosome 3, ASM523922v2, whole genome shotgun sequence includes the following:
- the LOC118028838 gene encoding UPF0481 protein At3g47200-like, translated as MDAAFVILFLLKYNCSNFRRSRDNIFYPPYKWFDVRVDICLLENQLPCFRLMGKVDFSEVKHLVGFLSIYHRPPGQNPKEELEVLTAPSVKELHQAGVKFVLSSSKHLLDIKFDRNKGILEIPRLQLVDNSEIIIRNLQAFEQCHRLKHGYVSAYIFLMGVFLGASKDVEILVENRIVENWLLSNEEVVKLFYNLNIGNLLSRDDFLFKGVIKDLNAFCERPWNKWKATLKQNYFNTPWAALSISGDVILLILTVIQSVCSILQVVLPKLLTSRSPEFHLHLIRSSHLLTKVSSPFIGGRILLQLECFKMALKFSTTM; from the exons ATGGATGCTGCCTTCGTCATTTTGTTCTTGCTGAAGTACAATTGCAGTAACTTCAGAAGAAGCAGAGACAACATTTTCTATCCTCCATACAAGTGGTTTGATGTAAGGGTTGATATCTGTTTGCTTGAAAATCAGCTCCC TTGCTTTCGCCTCATGGGCAAAGTAGATTTCTCCGAAGTGAAACATTTGGTTggctttctttcaatttatcatCGGCCACCTGGACAGAACCCGAAAGAGGAACTTGAGGTTCTAACCGCACCCAGTGTAAAGGAGCTCCACCAAGCGGGGGTCAAGTTTGTGTTGAGTTCAAGCAAACATCTTCTTGACATAAAATTCGATAGAAATAAAGGGATACTAGAAATCCCACGATTACAGTTAGTTGACAACTCAGAAATCATAATCAGGAATTTGCAAGCCTTTGAGCAGTGCCATCGCCTGAAACATGGTTATGTTAGTGCCTATATCTTCTTGATGGGTGTCTTTCTCGGTGCCAGTAAGGATGTGGAAATACTTGTTGAAAATCGTATTGTAGAAAACTGGCTACTGTCTAATGAGGAAGTGGTAAAACTATTTTACAATCTCAACATAGGAAATTTACTGTCGCGAGATGATTTTCTCTTTAAAGGTGTCATTAAAGATCTGAATGCATTCTGCGAAAGGCCATGGAACAAGTGGAAGGCAACTTTAAagcaaaattatttcaataccCCATGGGCAGCACTCTCTATCTCAGGAGATGTTATTCTTCTCATTCTGACTGTCATACAATCCGTCTGCTCTATACTTCAAGTAGTTCTGCCGAAACTCCTAACAAGTAGATCGCCAGAATTTCATTTACATTTAATccggtcctcacaccttctcactaaggtgtcttcgcctttcatagGCGGTCGCATCCTCCTTCAGCTAGAATGCTTTAAAATGGCTCTAaaattctctaccaccatgtga